CGTGGTCCTCACACGGTCACAGCcgttaattcaaataaaattatctatgtTGGTTACCTTATAGCTTAGCGTCTTTAATAACTTCATAAACACTACCTAATTACTTAatcatcataaaaataatatgtacctacttacaataaaatttaaggtAAAATAATCGACGGCAAAAATGTGACAGAAGATAAGGCGCGAAAACTTTTCGACGATGTTGCCGACGCGAAAAATGTGGCGTTCTCTAAATTCCAAGATGCTGTCACAAAATTAGCAGCTGGCCAGCAGCAAAATGTTGATGCGTTTATGAAATCTTTAGCAGATGAGGCTCCGAAGGTTTTAGAGGCGGCTGCAGCGGCTGCTAGCGCTTTGAAGGACGCgcttatgaaaaaataaattgattaaataattatattttaatattttatttttaacacctGTATCTTAGACCTGTATGCTTGTATGATACTAACATTTTAGGTTCGATTTAGACTAAGTGCtggatttacacagggtcagtagacaagtcagtcgcggcgtcgaaattcggcgccgcgactgactttaactctcctctgtactgacttcaaatctgtttacacagggttttttttcgggtcagcactgatttgcctcgaatttgtagtcagttactgaccctgtgtaaatcagcactaactTTAAagggacagatttaattcaaaccaTACAATTTCAAGTTTCATcaatctttcatattatttcaatcTAAGAATGTTATTTCTTATCATTTTAATCATTCCGTTTCAAGAACATATTGCCAGCGGTTTTAaccgcattttttttttgaggaaaaaatcaattagtaacctacctacattaaaGTTTACAAAGCGCACGCAgtcaaacttttattttataatatttacttcatTGTCTCGTTAAAAATCTCATAGTTATGCTTTTTTATTTCCGTTATGAATGCAtaggtaaatactaaatagttacatagttattagttaaagttattagatatacataattatttataaaaattcgaGACACATTAAATTAAGGAATTCTTAGTAATTTTGAGTTTGTTTTCCATAAGATTTTTCACTAAAAATTGTCAGGATTAATAACAAGGAAACGTCTATCTTTATTATGCGGGAAGCATACataatttatctaataaaaccACAACCTACTAAATTTTGCATTTTTGCACGAACGAAAaagtaaattgtttttttttctgagaAATTGGCGGGATGGaatctttttttcttttttttgtaagaaaatataataaaagcttTTCCGCGTTTTTTCAGTGATATGAAAGTCATTTAAATCGGTGGTTGAAATTTAAACAGTTTACGtaagtgatattttttatattaggtattttacaatttaatttaaaaaaaaattaaatcaaaccaCGAAGTGATGTCTGCAGGTGACTGAGAATAATAATCGCTCGCTAcctttaaaataagtattttaccTGTACATAACCGCAATAATAATCCAT
This is a stretch of genomic DNA from Colias croceus chromosome 29, ilColCroc2.1. It encodes these proteins:
- the LOC123704358 gene encoding uncharacterized protein LOC123704358; this translates as MEDNFNKLQKDKQNTVDNLIKWLKDCKIIDGKNVTEDKARKLFDDVADAKNVAFSKFQDAVTKLAAGQQQNVDAFMKSLADEAPKVLEAAAAAASALKDALMKK